Proteins co-encoded in one Leishmania panamensis strain MHOM/PA/94/PSC-1 chromosome 22 sequence genomic window:
- a CDS encoding hypothetical protein (TriTrypDB/GeneDB-style sysID: LpmP.22.1080) has product MSSSADLSTRATRYHEQFGLPSFDDHVFVIFGYGSILWKQNFEFDAEYETYIKGYKRVFYQGSCDHRGVPGKPGRVVTLLPSEDKEERVYGKAFQLPADPEKLNSIFTALDTREGGYDRVQLTLFNARPTTGNLTTAPGLLASTPKSFRTESATRYNPPLRQNSSEVEAGDAEEVLDIRNHPNAPAVQPCKKVVCLCYIATEQNKDYVGEASTEMIATEILSCAGVSGPNREYLFFLADSLRTMGATDPHVFELDAVAKQLLRDREAEFSAGMQQPVTIA; this is encoded by the coding sequence ATGTCATCCTCAGCGGACCTGTCAACAAGAGCGACGCGCTATCACGAGCAGTTCGGTCTCCCGTCCTTCGACGACCATGTCTTCGTCATCTTCGGCTATGGCTCCATCCTGTGGAAACAGAACTTTGAGTTCGACGCTGAGTACGAGACCTACATCAAAGGCTACAAACGCGTGTTTTACCAGGGCTCATGCGATCACCGCGGTGTGCCGGGTAAGCCGGGCCGTGTGGTGACACTTTTGCCCTCAGAAGACAAGGAGGAGCGCGTGTATGGAAAGGCCTTCCAGCTGCCGGCGGACCCTGAGAAGCTGAACAGTATCTTCACGGCACTCGACACCCGCGAGGGCGGCTACGACCGTGTGCAACTGACACTGTTCAACGCGCGCCCGACGACCGGTAACCTGACTACGGCGCCGGGGCTGCTGGCATCGACGCCAAAGTCCTTCAGGACTGAGAGCGCCACCCGATACAACCCACCCCTGCGCCAGAACTCTTCCGAGGTCGAAGCCGGTGACGCAGAAGAGGTGCTCGACATCCGCAACCATCCGAACgcgccagcggtgcagcCGTGCAAAAAGgtcgtgtgtctgtgctaCATTGCAACGGAGCAGAATAAGGACTACGTCGGCGAGGCCTCGACAGAGATGATCGCAACGGAGATTCTGAGCTGTGCCGGCGTCAGCGGTCCAAATCGCGAgtacctcttcttccttgcCGATTCCCTTCGTACGATGGGGGCGACTGACCCACACGTCTTTGAGCTTGACGCCGTCGCGAAGCAACTGCTGCGTGACCGGGAGGCGGAGTTTTCCGCCGGTATGCAGCAACCCGTCACGATCGCATAA